TTATACTCTCAATTCTCTTATGATTTTGCTCTGCTCTGATATTGTACCAGTTTGGATATTCTTGGACTTGTCTCCTCCCGAGTCCTATGAAGCCTGCGTGTATTTGTCTTCCATGAAGTGGATTTTAGGCTGGTGTTGTATGCTTTACCTCAATGCTGCCATCTGTTCTCCACCCTCGGCCACTCTTTGGGGTTGGTAGGATTATAGGATAATTAATACATAACCCAAATTACTATTATCTTCTTCGTCAAAAGCTACCGATCTTGATCTCAAGGCAGCGTCCTGTTATCAACCAAAGTATAAAAAATCTGCCATGGCTCCTTCCTTTGAACTGGAGCTGTGCTTGCATAAACTGCAGTGAAAATCCAGCGATTTAAGTATTCaccacaaaaatcaaattcgaAAGTCTCTCATTTGAATCAAGAAGATATAATTTTGGGATTAATCAATTTTTACAAACCCATTGATTAATTATCATTGAATGCATACTCAAAAACTTTACAATTTATAGACATTTTGTTTTCCTATGTTAGAGCCTTTAGTGACTGAATCTAGAAACATGTAGAGCCCTACAATTGTTGTCACATTGATTTGcctccgaaaaaaaaaaattggagaaaataTGACCCAAAAAACCGAGGTTAGCCacggccttttttttttttcctttttcctttttttaatttttttatatccaTCTCAAAACCCAACATGTTAATCTCCTTGAATTGGAGAATCTTTGGTCTCAGGCTCTTCTTGTGATTCACCAACGCTTACAAAAATAAGATGATCACCATCTCTAACTACATCTATGTCATCAATTTCAGCTCCTTCTTTGATCACGACCTTAGCCGGTGAGAAGCCAAATTTCTTTGCACCAAGCTCAAGCAACTCCTCATAACTCACCGGAAGCAGCACAAGCTTCCCTTTAACTTCACCCTTTTCAGGGCAACTAATTGTCACCCTAGCAGGGTTACTTCCATAGTTTTTACTCTTTGGACTTCTCGTTCCCTTCACCGCGAAAAACAAGTCTTTCTCGCCGGTGTGGGCAGCTGACATCATGCCAAAGAGTGAGTTGTGAAAGTTATTAGTCCTGCGCCGTGGCCGGTTTCGTCCCCAAGCTCCTCCGTCTGCTCCTGCAAATGAGCAGTCCTGGGACGGAGGGTGGATGTTTGGCTCGCTTGTAAACCTTCCAATGAAACGGGTTCCATTCTGCTGGTGCTCGGGAGTGGTAACAGAAAGAAATTTGGATATTTCTTTCCTTGAGTGGAAAAGGTTCTTTATGTCTTCATGTCCCTGTTGGTCTGCCAGAGCTCTTGGGGTCCAGCCATGGAGGTCTGGTTTGTCAATGTCAGCCCCTTGCTCCAACAGGAACTTGACGATTTCAACGTTGTCCTCTGACACTGCAACATGGAGAGCTGTGGTTCCATTGGCTTTAGGTCGTGTGACATCACCTCCATGTCCAACGATTTCCTTGAGCAAGTCCACCCTGCTTTGCTCGGCGGCAGTGCAAGCAAATTGACCCACGTCCCCAGAGTTGAAATCTGCACCATTGTCTTGCAGCAGCTTGGCAATTGGTTCATGACCATTCAGAATTGCCTCCCAAAGTGGCGAATTCCCATCTGTGTCTGTCAAAGTATGAAACAAAGTCAAGTTATTGTTAAACCATTTACCCCTATCCCGCGGTTTGATACGGAGGACTAGACTGGATCAATTAAATAACTAAATTTTACGTGCAATTAAGAAAGAATATAATTTGAGTAATTCTGCAATTTGATGTGGATTTTAGGGGCGTGGGTCCACAATAAAGAATATGACCGACCCTATGAAATAGTTATGATTATCCAATAATGGAAACAGGACATGTACACGCATGCGCACACAGAAGATTCAACTGCAGATAGTTTCATGAAGTCACCAGAAACGAACCATTCTTGAAAAAAGATAAGGCCATTCGCATTGACTTCTTTCACACTGAATAAGACAACATATTTGCATGTTTCAATAAAATAGAGGAACGAGACACCGACATTTTCATATTATATCATGTTAAAAAGGATGAGGATAAGATGAACCGATGCTCTCAAATGGGGTTAGTATTGTATTACTAATAATAAACCTAAAAATTTGTCAAATTATGAAGCACATGCATTTGTTTTGGATCAGATTATGAAGTCAAcccatttttttatatgtacatataaaaaaaagacaaaaaaagaagataagaaATGGAGCAAATAATCGTATCAAGTAGGGAAAGTCAACAAGCATAACATTCTATCTTGCCATTAAGGGAAtggaaaactaaaattttagaTATGACAATTCAACAACATCAGGTGAGGCCATTTCTCAATGGTCAAACATGTAGGTGGAAAACCGGAGTATTTCTAAATTACAGTTCAGTTGACTTAAGAGACCATGCAAGCAATAAAAGTCAATACATTGGTACCTTTACTGTTAGGATCTGCCCCAAAGTCCAGTAGAAGAAGCACACAGTTCTCACTTCCTTTGGCTGCTGCTATATGCTAGTTtttcaaacaagaaaagaggAAATGTAAAATGTTAGCATCATTATATCCAGAGTTTAATGcaatataaaaaatgtaaaatcagGAGCAGAGGATTTCACAAACCAGAGCTGTCCTTCCATTGTTGTCTGATTCATTTGGATCGAGACCCCGTCTCAACAACTGATGCAACAGCAAGTCATCTCCTCTGCTTGCTGCAAAGCATAGACTGAGAGGTAGGTCCATTCTACCTCGAGCTAGCATGTTCTCTGTCTCCAACAGAACTCCCTCCATTATTGGGTCCTTTTGGTCTTTCAAATGCTGCCCCACCGAGAAAGAAATGCCAATAACATGTCAAAATTCTTCATCACTAGAAAccaaagaaattttttcaacTTACGGATCAGATATAGCAAGGTTGTATCAAACTAACTCACCTGGAGGAGATTATTCATAATTACAGTTCCATCTCCAACATTAGCTTGAACGATATTTAAGAAAGCAGTACGGTTCAGCCTTAGTAGCTGACTCAATCTTTTGGTCCTAACTGTAAAGAGCTGTGGCCTATAACAGAGTACCCCAATCTCACCAATAAGATCACCAGCTTTTACCTCGCCAATGACCTGCAATTGTTTAGGATAATGTTGcttaaaatcttatttatcaCAGCCACCAAGGTCAATGGAATGGAACtaaaaaacttgaaaagatGTCCATTCTATTCAAGTGTTAGACTTGCCTGTTCAACTCCGTTTTTGAGAACCACTAAATCCTGTTAAGTAATTCAAACGTAAGAGTAGATTGTTCAGAAGATAAACTCAAACAAAGAGTATATAAAATTGATAATTCCCTTGAAACTTGACGAAAAAGAAAGGTGAAATTATTACCGCAACACCAGTGACAAGTACGTAGAAATCAGTGGGTGCTTCATTCTGCAAGATTATATCTTCTTTGGGAGGAAAATACTCGGCTTTCATCTCTGACACCTTTGaattcagaagaagaagaaaaaaatcaatcaaacgTCTATCTACTACATAGC
Above is a genomic segment from Prunus dulcis chromosome 7, ALMONDv2, whole genome shotgun sequence containing:
- the LOC117634180 gene encoding potassium channel AKT1 yields the protein MENRKIRSVFSVPMCGEEQLELSRDGSQYSLSTGILPSLGARSSNRRVKLSRFIVSPYDRRYRGWETYLVVLVIYTAWVSPFEFGFLKGPGGPLSIVDNVVNGFFAVDIVLTFFVAYLDKSTYLLVDDHKRIGWKYARSWFLFDVISTIPSELATKIFPKSVQSYGVFNMLRLWRLRRVSALFSRLEKDRNYNYFWVRCAKLICVTLFAIHCAGCFYYLLAARYRDPQKTWMGIEILEQDMWIRYVTSVYWSITTLTTVGYGDLHPVNTREMIFDIVYMLFNLGLTSYLIGNMTNLVVHGTSRTRKFRDTIQAASSFAQRNQLPGRLQDQMLAHLCLKFRTDSEGLQQQETLDALPKAIRSSISHYLFYSLVDKVYLFHGVSNDLLFQLVSEMKAEYFPPKEDIILQNEAPTDFYVLVTGVADLVVLKNGVEQVIGEVKAGDLIGEIGVLCYRPQLFTVRTKRLSQLLRLNRTAFLNIVQANVGDGTVIMNNLLQHLKDQKDPIMEGVLLETENMLARGRMDLPLSLCFAASRGDDLLLHQLLRRGLDPNESDNNGRTALHIAAAKGSENCVLLLLDFGADPNSKDTDGNSPLWEAILNGHEPIAKLLQDNGADFNSGDVGQFACTAAEQSRVDLLKEIVGHGGDVTRPKANGTTALHVAVSEDNVEIVKFLLEQGADIDKPDLHGWTPRALADQQGHEDIKNLFHSRKEISKFLSVTTPEHQQNGTRFIGRFTSEPNIHPPSQDCSFAGADGGAWGRNRPRRRTNNFHNSLFGMMSAAHTGEKDLFFAVKGTRSPKSKNYGSNPARVTISCPEKGEVKGKLVLLPVSYEELLELGAKKFGFSPAKVVIKEGAEIDDIDVVRDGDHLIFVSVGESQEEPETKDSPIQGD